Proteins from a single region of Electrophorus electricus isolate fEleEle1 chromosome 5, fEleEle1.pri, whole genome shotgun sequence:
- the ccr9b gene encoding C-C chemokine receptor type 7 isoform X2 yields MDSGIDPTTDPWSLDYALNQTTDYEHHIESGICEKSWVRAFRSSYEPPLYWIIFVLGALGNLLVVWIYTTMRNRLKTMTDVYLMNLAIADLLFLGTLPFWTTDATKGWVFGVSICQAIPAVYKINFFAGMLLLTCISVDRYIAIVHVTEAHNFKRRRMFYSKLACMCVWLVSCLLSLPEFLFAQISVGFCLPLLVMVMCYSMIIRTLIQARNFEKHKALRVIFAVVAAFVLSQLPYNVHLIIEATQAYNATMMDCEVMKMFDVAGQVVKSLAYTHCCLNPILYAFIGVRFRKDLLHLCHCLSAGLGGIHKPQAVPKRPSVMSDTDTTPALSL; encoded by the exons GCACTCAATCAAACCACAGACTATGAACATCACATTGAAAGTGGCATCTGTGAGAAGAGCTGGGTGAGAGCCTTCCGTAGCTCCTACGAGCCACCTCTCTACTGGATCATCTTTGTGCTGGGAGCTCTGGGCAATCTGCTTGTCGTGTGGATCTACACAACCATGCGCAATCGCCTTAAGACCATGACCGATGTCTATCTGATGAACCTGGCAATAGCTGATCTCCTCTTCCTGGGCACCCTGCCCTTCTGGACCACGGATGCCACCAAGGGCTGGGTGTTCGGCGTCAGCATCTGCCAGGCCATCCCCGCCGTCTACAAGATCAACTTCTTTGCTGGCATGCTCCTGCTCACGTGCATCAGCGTGGACCGCTACATAGCGATTGTCCACGTGACCGAGGCGCACAACTTCAAGAGGAGGCGCATGTTCTACAGCAAGCTGgcctgcatgtgcgtgtggtTGGTTTCCTGCCTCTTGTCTCTACCAGAGTTCCTCTTCGCTCAG ATCTCAGTAGgcttctgtctccctctgctggtcatGGTCATGTGCTATTCCATGATCATCCGCACACTGATTCAGGCTCGCAACTTCGAAAAGCACAAGGCATTGAGGGTCATCTTCGCTGTGGTGGCAGCATTTGTCCTCTCCCAGCTGCCGTACAATGTACATCTGATCATAGAGGCAACGCAGGCTTATAACGCGACCATGATGGACTGCGAAGTCATGAAGATGTTCGACGTAGCCGGGCAAGTTGTAAAGAGCCTGGCCTACACACATTGCTGCCTGAACCCTATCCTGTATGCCTTCATTGGGGTTCGCTTCCGGAAGGATCTACTGCACCTGTGTCACTGCTTGTCGGCTGGGCTGGGTGGGATCCATAAACCACAAGCAGTTCCCAAGAGACCGTCAGTCATGTCTGACACGGACACCACTCCAGCATTGTCTTTGTAG
- the ccr9b gene encoding C-C chemokine receptor type 9 isoform X1, translated as MDSGIDPTTDPWSLDYALNQTTDYEHHIESGICEKSWVRAFRSSYEPPLYWIIFVLGALGNLLVVWIYTTMRNRLKTMTDVYLMNLAIADLLFLGTLPFWTTDATKGWVFGVSICQAIPAVYKINFFAGMLLLTCISVDRYIAIVHVTEAHNFKRRRMFYSKLACMCVWLVSCLLSLPEFLFAQVKTNPRGVSSCSLVYPTEDNNLTKVLVLSLQISVGFCLPLLVMVMCYSMIIRTLIQARNFEKHKALRVIFAVVAAFVLSQLPYNVHLIIEATQAYNATMMDCEVMKMFDVAGQVVKSLAYTHCCLNPILYAFIGVRFRKDLLHLCHCLSAGLGGIHKPQAVPKRPSVMSDTDTTPALSL; from the coding sequence GCACTCAATCAAACCACAGACTATGAACATCACATTGAAAGTGGCATCTGTGAGAAGAGCTGGGTGAGAGCCTTCCGTAGCTCCTACGAGCCACCTCTCTACTGGATCATCTTTGTGCTGGGAGCTCTGGGCAATCTGCTTGTCGTGTGGATCTACACAACCATGCGCAATCGCCTTAAGACCATGACCGATGTCTATCTGATGAACCTGGCAATAGCTGATCTCCTCTTCCTGGGCACCCTGCCCTTCTGGACCACGGATGCCACCAAGGGCTGGGTGTTCGGCGTCAGCATCTGCCAGGCCATCCCCGCCGTCTACAAGATCAACTTCTTTGCTGGCATGCTCCTGCTCACGTGCATCAGCGTGGACCGCTACATAGCGATTGTCCACGTGACCGAGGCGCACAACTTCAAGAGGAGGCGCATGTTCTACAGCAAGCTGgcctgcatgtgcgtgtggtTGGTTTCCTGCCTCTTGTCTCTACCAGAGTTCCTCTTCGCTCAGGTGAAGACGAATCCTAGAGGTGTATCCTCTTGCAGCCTGGTCTATCCCACAGAAGATAATAACCTTACCAAAGTCCTGGTCCTCTCCCTGCAGATCTCAGTAGgcttctgtctccctctgctggtcatGGTCATGTGCTATTCCATGATCATCCGCACACTGATTCAGGCTCGCAACTTCGAAAAGCACAAGGCATTGAGGGTCATCTTCGCTGTGGTGGCAGCATTTGTCCTCTCCCAGCTGCCGTACAATGTACATCTGATCATAGAGGCAACGCAGGCTTATAACGCGACCATGATGGACTGCGAAGTCATGAAGATGTTCGACGTAGCCGGGCAAGTTGTAAAGAGCCTGGCCTACACACATTGCTGCCTGAACCCTATCCTGTATGCCTTCATTGGGGTTCGCTTCCGGAAGGATCTACTGCACCTGTGTCACTGCTTGTCGGCTGGGCTGGGTGGGATCCATAAACCACAAGCAGTTCCCAAGAGACCGTCAGTCATGTCTGACACGGACACCACTCCAGCATTGTCTTTGTAG